The following coding sequences are from one Dysgonomonadaceae bacterium PH5-43 window:
- a CDS encoding TonB family protein (product_source=TIGR01352; cog=COG0810; pfam=PF03544; superfamily=74653; tigrfam=TIGR01352; transmembrane_helix_parts=Inside_1_6,TMhelix_7_29,Outside_30_271) has translation MKITKEEILGYLGSAAFCLILILVLYFTFLHTQVKAEEEGVLVNFGNVDFAAGTFEPKAEGENRQVPSENVSPTIETPQQSETPAVITQTDEQTVAIKAEDKEKMEREKKEAEQRRIAEEQRKRAEEERKQREAINQQMANAFGAGDTSKGNEGTAADGAGNQGSNEGNAPTGSYTGVGGIGNFDLNGRSLGAGGLQRPAYAAQEEGTIVVEITVDPKGNVINADIRLKGTNIENANMRRSALEAARKTKFNVITGTQNQIGSITYRYSLK, from the coding sequence ATGAAAATAACAAAAGAAGAAATATTAGGCTATTTAGGTTCGGCAGCTTTTTGTCTTATCCTTATCCTTGTCCTTTACTTTACTTTTTTGCATACACAAGTGAAAGCAGAGGAAGAAGGTGTATTGGTGAACTTCGGAAACGTTGATTTTGCTGCAGGAACTTTTGAACCTAAGGCGGAAGGAGAGAACCGACAAGTTCCATCAGAAAATGTTAGCCCTACAATAGAAACTCCTCAACAATCGGAAACTCCAGCTGTTATAACACAAACAGACGAACAAACAGTTGCTATTAAAGCTGAAGATAAGGAGAAAATGGAGAGAGAAAAGAAAGAGGCAGAACAACGACGTATAGCTGAAGAGCAACGTAAACGTGCTGAGGAAGAACGCAAACAAAGAGAGGCTATAAATCAACAAATGGCAAATGCTTTCGGAGCGGGAGATACGTCTAAAGGAAATGAAGGAACTGCTGCCGATGGAGCAGGCAATCAAGGTAGTAACGAAGGAAATGCGCCCACAGGTTCTTATACCGGTGTTGGAGGTATAGGAAACTTCGACCTTAATGGACGTTCGTTAGGTGCAGGAGGTTTGCAACGACCTGCTTATGCAGCACAAGAAGAAGGAACTATAGTGGTGGAAATAACGGTAGATCCTAAAGGAAATGTAATAAATGCCGATATAAGACTTAAAGGTACCAATATAGAAAATGCTAATATGAGACGTTCGGCTTTAGAAGCTGCTCGCAAAACAAAGTTTAACGTAATAACAGGAACGCAAAATCAGATAGGTTCCATAACTTATAGATATTCACTTAAATAA
- a CDS encoding NAD+ kinase (product_source=KO:K00858; cath_funfam=2.60.200.30,3.40.50.10330; cog=COG0061; ko=KO:K00858; pfam=PF01513,PF20143; superfamily=111331), which produces MVIGIFGSDYQAGKQNEIKKLFDCLFELGSEVWVEKSFYNYLSKTFAYTPKVAGLINQDEFPINVALSLGGDGTFLKTAGWVRRQNIPILGINTGRLGFLADINTSEIDATLDDLTNNRYRIEERSLLKIISPDFSEQENNCALNEIAILKRDTSAMITIQTYLNDEFLANYMADGLLIATSTGSTAYNLSVNGPIISPDSNNFVLSPVAPHSLNIRPLVIPENYKIKVKVESRSKNFLVSLDGRSKVFTSGSEFEIEKADYSIKIIKRESQNFYETLRNKLFWGSDIRE; this is translated from the coding sequence ATGGTAATAGGTATATTTGGTAGCGACTATCAGGCAGGGAAACAAAATGAGATAAAGAAACTTTTCGATTGTCTATTCGAACTTGGTTCTGAGGTTTGGGTAGAAAAGAGTTTTTATAATTATCTTTCTAAAACATTTGCTTACACTCCTAAGGTGGCAGGCTTGATTAATCAAGATGAGTTTCCTATAAATGTTGCTCTAAGTTTGGGCGGCGATGGCACTTTCTTAAAAACAGCAGGCTGGGTAAGAAGGCAAAACATTCCTATATTAGGGATTAACACTGGTCGCTTAGGTTTCCTTGCCGACATAAACACTTCGGAAATAGACGCAACTTTAGATGACTTAACCAACAATCGTTATAGAATAGAAGAACGTAGTCTACTAAAAATAATATCGCCCGACTTTAGCGAACAAGAAAACAATTGCGCTCTAAATGAAATTGCCATCTTAAAACGCGATACTTCTGCTATGATAACAATACAAACTTATCTCAACGATGAGTTTCTCGCAAACTATATGGCAGATGGTTTATTAATTGCTACTTCCACTGGTTCTACAGCCTATAACCTTAGCGTTAACGGACCTATAATATCGCCCGACTCAAACAACTTTGTGTTAAGCCCTGTAGCTCCTCACTCGCTAAACATTCGCCCTTTGGTTATTCCTGAAAACTATAAAATAAAAGTGAAGGTAGAATCGCGAAGCAAAAACTTTTTAGTTTCGTTAGATGGACGTTCTAAAGTATTTACTTCGGGCAGTGAATTTGAAATCGAGAAAGCCGATTATTCAATTAAGATTATAAAGAGAGAAAGTCAGAACTTCTACGAAACTCTTCGCAACAAATTGTTTTGGGGTTCTGATATTAGAGAATAA
- a CDS encoding CBS domain-containing protein (product_source=COG0517; cath_funfam=3.10.580.10; cog=COG0517; pfam=PF00571; smart=SM00116; superfamily=54631): MFSKEFLTNEIPALNCEDSGTLALSLMEDYKLKHLPVLKDGKFSFIVSETDIFRMGNPEDSIENLSIFAPYAKENTSIFDVIGIINQYRLSILPVVNETGEYQGVITLNNLLEKIGELCNISKEGAIIAVELNPQEYVLSHIIHLVEQNNAKVSDVFTFMDEKTSKLILLLKIDLEDASNVVRSLERFNYPVRYYAQKQMLSDETAKDRFDELMFYLGM; the protein is encoded by the coding sequence ATGTTTAGTAAAGAATTCTTAACAAATGAAATTCCAGCATTAAATTGTGAAGATTCTGGCACTTTGGCTTTGTCGTTAATGGAAGATTATAAGCTAAAGCACCTTCCTGTGCTGAAAGACGGTAAGTTTAGTTTCATTGTTTCGGAGACAGACATTTTCAGAATGGGAAACCCTGAAGATTCTATTGAAAATCTAAGCATCTTTGCTCCTTATGCTAAAGAGAATACCTCTATTTTTGATGTTATAGGAATAATTAATCAGTACAGACTAAGCATACTACCTGTAGTAAACGAAACAGGGGAATATCAGGGAGTTATAACTCTCAATAATCTTTTAGAAAAGATAGGTGAGCTTTGCAATATAAGTAAAGAAGGAGCTATTATAGCAGTAGAACTCAATCCGCAAGAGTATGTTCTCTCTCATATTATTCATTTAGTAGAGCAAAACAACGCCAAAGTATCTGATGTGTTTACTTTTATGGACGAGAAAACTTCTAAACTTATTCTTTTATTAAAGATTGATTTAGAAGATGCTTCGAATGTGGTTAGAAGTCTCGAAAGATTCAATTATCCCGTACGTTATTATGCACAGAAACAAATGCTGAGCGACGAAACGGCAAAAGACCGCTTCGATGAATTGATGTTTTATTTAGGAATGTAA
- a CDS encoding 4-methyl-5(b-hydroxyethyl)-thiazole monophosphate biosynthesis (product_source=KO:K03152; cath_funfam=3.40.50.880; cog=COG0693; ko=KO:K03152; pfam=PF01965; superfamily=52317; tigrfam=TIGR01383), giving the protein MKKVFVFLANGFEEIEAISIIDVLRRGELDTTTVSITGDKKVVGAHNITVVADKLYNEVDFSEGQMLVLPGGMPGASNLDAHSGLKTLIKEYNLKGKNIAAICAAPLVFGGLGLLKDKKATAYPGFESQLIGAEYVEEGVVKDNNIITGRGPGFAADFALALVAELQGSDKANEVASGMLLK; this is encoded by the coding sequence ATGAAGAAAGTATTTGTGTTTTTAGCCAATGGTTTCGAAGAAATTGAAGCTATAAGTATTATTGACGTATTACGTCGTGGAGAGTTAGACACTACAACTGTATCAATAACAGGAGATAAAAAAGTTGTTGGTGCTCACAACATAACTGTTGTAGCCGATAAACTTTATAATGAGGTAGACTTCTCGGAAGGACAAATGTTGGTGCTTCCTGGGGGAATGCCTGGAGCAAGTAACTTAGATGCTCATTCGGGACTGAAAACTTTAATTAAAGAATATAATCTTAAAGGTAAAAATATTGCTGCTATATGTGCAGCTCCTTTGGTGTTTGGCGGTTTAGGATTGCTTAAAGATAAAAAAGCTACAGCTTATCCGGGCTTTGAATCTCAATTAATAGGAGCCGAGTACGTAGAAGAAGGAGTAGTTAAAGACAACAATATTATTACAGGAAGAGGTCCTGGCTTTGCAGCAGATTTTGCATTAGCCTTAGTTGCCGAATTGCAAGGATCCGATAAAGCCAACGAAGTTGCATCTGGTATGTTGTTGAAGTAA
- a CDS encoding biopolymer transport protein ExbB (product_source=KO:K03561; cog=COG0811; ko=KO:K03561; pfam=PF01618; transmembrane_helix_parts=Outside_1_41,TMhelix_42_64,Inside_65_138,TMhelix_139_161,Outside_162_186,TMhelix_187_209,Inside_210_235), whose product MNLLLFIQEGLSETATNVTEILASEAVEVKMNVLELAMKGGWLMIPIILLLFIAIAVFIERILVVNKAAKEDDTFMDRIKDYIHDGNIKSAENLCLSTNTPYSRMILKGIQRLGRPMNDILVAIENVGNIEIARLEKGFGWVATTAAAAPMIGFLGTVTGMIKAFFDMANAGTNVDITLLSSGIYEALVTTVAGLFVGIIAMLAYNFLTARVDSVVTKMETKTMDFMDLLNEPTK is encoded by the coding sequence ATGAACTTATTATTATTTATCCAAGAGGGTCTCTCTGAGACTGCAACAAATGTAACAGAGATATTAGCCTCTGAAGCTGTTGAAGTTAAAATGAATGTTTTAGAACTGGCAATGAAAGGCGGTTGGCTAATGATACCAATTATATTACTTCTTTTTATAGCTATCGCAGTTTTTATCGAACGAATTTTAGTTGTAAATAAAGCAGCCAAAGAAGATGATACATTTATGGATAGAATAAAAGATTATATCCACGACGGAAATATTAAATCGGCAGAGAATTTGTGTCTGTCAACTAATACTCCTTATTCAAGAATGATTCTTAAAGGAATACAACGCTTAGGTCGCCCTATGAACGACATACTTGTTGCAATAGAGAATGTGGGTAATATAGAGATTGCTCGTTTAGAAAAAGGATTTGGTTGGGTTGCAACTACTGCGGCTGCGGCTCCTATGATAGGTTTCTTAGGAACAGTAACTGGTATGATTAAAGCTTTCTTCGATATGGCTAATGCTGGTACTAATGTTGATATTACATTATTGTCGTCGGGTATCTACGAAGCTTTGGTAACTACTGTGGCTGGTCTTTTTGTTGGTATTATTGCTATGCTTGCTTATAACTTCTTAACAGCAAGAGTTGATAGTGTGGTAACTAAGATGGAGACAAAGACAATGGACTTTATGGATTTATTGAACGAACCAACAAAATAA
- a CDS encoding hypothetical protein (product_source=Hypo-rule applied; superfamily=103473; transmembrane_helix_parts=Inside_1_19,TMhelix_20_42,Outside_43_45,TMhelix_46_68,Inside_69_88,TMhelix_89_106,Outside_107_109): MNGTKLEMFSEEAKRKAKEIKSNLHTIALLGYVLIGISWHVYSSKWLMIVSILVAFTAFTASMYYALSNRKFEKVESHNKLIFIEGVRGIFFSALLILVCVGRFYIRYM, encoded by the coding sequence ATGAACGGAACAAAATTAGAGATGTTTAGCGAAGAAGCTAAACGTAAAGCCAAAGAAATAAAATCGAATTTACATACCATTGCACTTTTGGGATATGTTTTGATAGGGATAAGTTGGCATGTTTATTCGTCCAAATGGTTAATGATTGTATCTATTTTGGTTGCTTTTACTGCTTTTACGGCAAGTATGTATTATGCTTTGAGTAATAGAAAATTCGAAAAGGTAGAGAGCCATAATAAACTTATCTTTATAGAAGGCGTGAGGGGCATTTTTTTCTCAGCACTTTTAATATTAGTATGTGTGGGCCGATTTTATATTAGATATATGTAG
- a CDS encoding putative iron-regulated membrane protein (product_source=COG3182; cath_funfam=1.10.286.10; cog=COG3182; pfam=PF03413,PF03929; transmembrane_helix_parts=Inside_1_11,TMhelix_12_34,Outside_35_134,TMhelix_135_157,Inside_158_185,TMhelix_186_208,Outside_209_364,TMhelix_365_386,Inside_387_389) — MKRLFKNIHLWLSIPFGILISVICFSGAILVFRAEIEDFVYKDLIFAKQHEGEKLSISELLPLISNQIKDDEVTGINIPSDNKRNYSISVASNPRAAIYIDAYTGEVLGKVEGTFFPKTLQFHRWLLIDRSIGKPIIGYSTLIFVIILISGIVICFPKNRKQLKRIFTIKITKSWRRFWYDLHVSAGNYVLIGLLALALTGLTWSFAWCREPFYRMFGVDATQMTHGGAKNNQQQAEKQPRQQKQLSEQQGKRPHREGEQGRPERGAKATIEVEQESYLHWDEVFSYVQKVNPKNEKISIKNGTVTVTQNKTFGNSRASDNYTFDNNTGKILEYRPYEKQERMNKVRGWIYSIHVGSWGGLFSKILTFIIAFIGGTLPLTGYYLWIKKK, encoded by the coding sequence ATGAAAAGGTTATTTAAGAATATACATCTTTGGCTTTCTATTCCTTTCGGAATACTTATTAGTGTAATCTGTTTCTCTGGCGCGATACTTGTGTTTCGCGCCGAGATAGAAGATTTCGTTTATAAAGACTTAATCTTTGCGAAACAACACGAAGGAGAAAAGCTTTCAATTTCTGAATTATTACCATTAATAAGTAATCAAATAAAAGATGATGAAGTAACTGGAATAAACATACCTTCAGACAATAAACGCAACTACAGTATTTCTGTGGCTTCCAATCCGAGGGCTGCTATTTATATAGATGCATACACGGGCGAAGTGTTAGGCAAAGTAGAAGGAACGTTTTTTCCTAAAACACTTCAGTTTCATCGTTGGTTACTTATTGATAGAAGTATAGGAAAGCCTATTATAGGTTATTCCACTTTAATCTTCGTAATAATACTAATAAGTGGAATAGTTATATGTTTCCCTAAAAACAGGAAACAACTTAAACGCATCTTTACAATAAAGATAACGAAAAGTTGGAGACGTTTTTGGTACGACTTACACGTTAGTGCTGGAAATTATGTTCTTATCGGATTATTAGCTCTGGCTCTTACTGGGCTTACTTGGTCGTTTGCTTGGTGTAGAGAACCTTTTTATCGTATGTTTGGGGTTGATGCCACTCAAATGACTCACGGAGGAGCTAAAAACAATCAACAACAAGCGGAAAAACAACCTCGGCAACAAAAACAACTGTCGGAACAGCAAGGTAAACGCCCTCATCGTGAAGGAGAGCAAGGCCGACCAGAAAGGGGAGCGAAAGCAACTATTGAGGTAGAACAGGAAAGTTATCTTCATTGGGACGAAGTATTTTCTTATGTTCAAAAAGTAAACCCCAAAAACGAAAAGATTAGTATAAAAAACGGAACTGTAACCGTAACGCAAAATAAAACATTCGGAAACAGTAGAGCTTCCGACAATTATACTTTCGACAACAATACGGGCAAGATTTTAGAATATCGACCTTACGAGAAACAAGAACGAATGAATAAGGTTCGTGGTTGGATTTATTCTATACACGTTGGTTCGTGGGGAGGCTTATTTTCTAAGATACTAACTTTCATTATTGCTTTTATAGGAGGCACACTTCCTCTTACGGGATATTATCTTTGGATTAAAAAGAAATAA
- a CDS encoding outer membrane cobalamin receptor (product_source=COG4206; cath_funfam=2.170.130.10; cog=COG4206; pfam=PF00593,PF07715; superfamily=56935; transmembrane_helix_parts=Inside_1_6,TMhelix_7_29,Outside_30_730): MNKHKKYLLIIATFISFSIPTPYIYAVTDSIFIKEQTLKEVTIRAKSQIERINESAYNALAIDTKNLHNVNSELSQALAKAPGMKIREAGGVGSDMRLMMDGFSGKHIKVFIDGIPQEGVGGSFSLNNIPINFAERIEVYRGVVPVGFGSDALAGVINVVTNKNRKRWFIDAAYSYGSFNTHKTYVNFGQTLNSGLTYEVNAFQNYSDNNYKIDVAVEEFRGPNANDGSSLNSKDIQTVERFHDTYHNETVIGKVGIIGKSWVDRLMLVINYSQYYKEIQNGVIQKVVFGDKHRKGNSIIPSLEYRKRDLFTDGLNIMFTTNYNYNTVNNVDTASFKYNWRGEKQKSSAGETSYLDTKSKNNNWNATFTADYRLGDIHTITFNHVINSFKRTNTGTSGASNSNLANAIPKITRKNIGGLSYLLTPSKIWNVSVFGKYYNQYGEGPLATDANSTNYIKSTNSVNAFGYGAAGTYSFFEMFQTKLSYEKAYRLPTNEEMFGDEDMEKGDFSLKPENSDNINISLNISKQLGKHSVLLEGGLVYRNAKNYIQRTINLGTKASTIYGTYQNHGKVETKGYNISLHYNYGGIISINGNITRMDARDNVKTIEQGSSQLSNTYGARMRNTPYLFADSDISFYLYNIGKKGNVLTFRYDNFYTHSFPLYYENLGARDKKIVDTQFANNLSLVYSMENGKYNVSFECKNFTNAKLYDNYGLQKAGRAFYGKLRVFFGA; encoded by the coding sequence ATGAATAAACATAAAAAATATCTTTTAATTATTGCAACATTTATCTCCTTTAGTATTCCTACACCTTACATTTACGCAGTTACAGATTCGATATTTATAAAAGAGCAAACTCTTAAAGAAGTAACAATAAGAGCAAAATCACAAATAGAACGTATCAATGAATCGGCTTATAACGCATTGGCTATAGACACTAAAAATCTACACAATGTAAACTCAGAACTTTCGCAAGCATTGGCTAAAGCTCCGGGTATGAAAATTCGAGAAGCAGGGGGTGTTGGTTCTGATATGCGATTAATGATGGACGGATTTAGCGGTAAACATATTAAGGTTTTTATAGACGGAATCCCTCAAGAGGGCGTAGGAGGTTCGTTTTCATTAAATAATATTCCGATAAACTTTGCCGAACGTATAGAAGTATATAGAGGAGTTGTTCCTGTTGGGTTTGGTTCTGATGCATTAGCTGGTGTTATAAATGTTGTTACAAATAAAAATCGCAAAAGATGGTTTATTGATGCTGCTTACTCTTACGGCTCTTTTAATACTCATAAAACTTATGTCAACTTTGGGCAGACTTTGAATTCGGGATTGACTTATGAAGTTAATGCTTTTCAAAATTATTCTGACAATAACTATAAAATAGATGTTGCTGTTGAAGAATTTCGTGGACCTAACGCTAATGATGGTTCAAGTCTAAACAGTAAGGATATTCAAACTGTAGAACGTTTTCACGACACTTATCACAACGAAACTGTAATAGGCAAAGTTGGAATTATAGGAAAGAGTTGGGTCGATAGATTAATGTTAGTTATTAATTATTCGCAATATTATAAGGAGATACAAAACGGAGTTATACAGAAAGTGGTATTCGGAGATAAACATCGTAAAGGGAATTCTATTATTCCTTCATTAGAGTATCGTAAGCGTGATTTATTTACAGATGGACTAAATATAATGTTTACGACAAACTATAATTATAATACTGTGAATAATGTCGATACCGCCTCCTTTAAATATAACTGGAGAGGAGAAAAACAAAAAAGTTCGGCGGGAGAAACAAGTTATCTCGACACAAAATCTAAGAACAACAACTGGAATGCAACATTTACGGCAGACTATAGATTAGGCGATATTCATACAATCACATTCAATCACGTAATAAATAGTTTTAAGAGAACTAACACTGGAACTTCGGGAGCAAGTAATTCTAATCTGGCAAATGCCATTCCTAAAATTACACGTAAAAACATTGGTGGATTGTCTTATCTGCTAACCCCTTCTAAAATATGGAATGTTTCAGTTTTTGGGAAATATTATAATCAGTACGGAGAAGGTCCTTTAGCAACGGATGCTAATTCTACTAATTATATTAAATCTACTAATTCGGTAAACGCTTTTGGATATGGAGCTGCTGGTACTTATTCTTTCTTTGAAATGTTTCAAACTAAACTTTCGTACGAAAAAGCTTATCGTTTGCCTACTAATGAAGAAATGTTTGGAGATGAAGATATGGAGAAAGGTGATTTTTCTCTAAAACCTGAAAATAGCGACAATATTAACATAAGTCTAAACATAAGCAAACAACTTGGCAAACACTCAGTGTTGTTAGAAGGTGGCTTAGTTTATAGAAATGCTAAAAATTATATTCAGAGAACAATTAACTTAGGTACTAAAGCAAGCACTATTTACGGAACTTATCAAAATCACGGAAAGGTAGAAACGAAAGGATATAACATCTCCTTACATTATAATTATGGTGGCATAATAAGCATAAACGGAAATATTACAAGAATGGACGCTCGGGATAATGTAAAAACTATAGAACAAGGTTCTTCTCAATTAAGCAATACTTATGGTGCTCGAATGAGGAATACTCCATATCTATTTGCCGATTCTGATATTTCTTTTTACCTCTATAATATTGGAAAGAAAGGTAATGTGCTGACATTTAGATATGATAATTTCTATACTCATAGCTTTCCTCTTTATTACGAAAACTTGGGTGCTCGAGATAAGAAGATTGTAGACACACAGTTTGCTAATAACTTAAGTTTGGTTTATAGTATGGAGAATGGAAAGTATAACGTATCGTTTGAGTGTAAGAATTTTACTAATGCTAAACTTTACGACAATTATGGCTTACAGAAGGCAGGGCGTGCTTTCTATGGTAAGCTAAGAGTGTTTTTTGGAGCATAA
- a CDS encoding hypothetical protein (product_source=Hypo-rule applied; cleavage_site_network=SignalP-noTM; pfam=PF14298; superfamily=82171) has translation MKQMNLIWALFVALFAGSLFTACNDDNNGSGNGGDDNGNANADTTVYVISALDGDATYLLETTSLDEGTVSAKKTGAESEAATYWVFYGDKYLYRLVYNQGEAGVTTSYSLDRYGLAQKRDYEYLIKRFTSYGIYSDYIITVSAGDRGQEYADAEGNLAQGLFLGYLDTEKETYSSAEINAENYLGNGEYVTLAGIEEANGNIYSAVIPMGLSKYGVLAEGGKYVKYPELVKTESGGSNSSAYEEGELLWTQYPNEAWLAIYDNESFENPTLIKTEKISYATGRNRSQYYQTTWAADNGDVYMFSPSYAKTMSEEVQRTTLPAGVVRVKSGEYKFDDDYYFNIEQATGGKSFQRCWHISGNYFLMLMYDQELTPSVKATTSSMAIFDAEAQQLTYITGLPSADELSAFGSTHYFENDKAYVAVTTTVDDYPAIYVIDAKTATATKGITVEAKSINAAGKLKSY, from the coding sequence ATGAAACAAATGAATTTAATCTGGGCTCTATTTGTAGCTCTATTTGCAGGAAGTTTATTCACTGCTTGTAACGATGACAATAATGGTAGTGGTAATGGTGGAGATGATAACGGTAACGCAAATGCGGATACCACAGTTTATGTTATCTCTGCTTTAGACGGAGATGCAACCTATTTATTAGAAACAACCTCGTTAGACGAAGGGACAGTTTCGGCAAAAAAAACCGGAGCCGAAAGCGAAGCTGCTACCTATTGGGTATTTTATGGTGATAAATATCTTTATCGGTTAGTTTATAATCAGGGAGAAGCAGGTGTTACAACTTCTTACTCTCTCGATAGATATGGTTTAGCTCAAAAGCGCGATTACGAATACTTGATTAAACGCTTTACTTCTTATGGTATCTACAGCGATTACATCATCACGGTGTCGGCTGGCGACAGAGGACAAGAATATGCAGATGCAGAAGGCAATCTTGCTCAAGGTTTATTTTTAGGTTATCTTGATACTGAAAAAGAAACTTATTCTTCTGCCGAAATAAATGCTGAGAATTATCTTGGCAATGGAGAATATGTAACTTTAGCAGGTATAGAAGAGGCTAATGGCAATATCTATTCGGCTGTTATTCCGATGGGATTAAGTAAATATGGAGTATTGGCAGAAGGTGGTAAGTATGTAAAATATCCAGAACTTGTAAAAACAGAGTCAGGAGGCAGCAACAGTAGTGCTTACGAAGAAGGAGAACTTTTATGGACTCAATATCCTAACGAAGCTTGGTTGGCTATTTACGATAATGAATCGTTTGAAAACCCTACGTTAATTAAAACAGAAAAGATTAGTTATGCAACCGGACGTAATCGTTCGCAATATTACCAAACAACTTGGGCTGCAGACAATGGTGATGTATATATGTTCTCGCCAAGTTATGCTAAAACTATGTCGGAAGAAGTTCAGCGTACAACTTTGCCAGCTGGTGTAGTTAGAGTGAAGTCTGGCGAATACAAATTCGATGATGATTATTATTTCAATATAGAACAAGCAACAGGAGGCAAATCTTTCCAACGTTGTTGGCATATTAGTGGCAACTATTTCTTAATGTTAATGTACGACCAAGAGTTAACTCCAAGTGTAAAAGCAACAACAAGCTCTATGGCTATTTTTGATGCCGAAGCCCAACAATTAACTTATATTACAGGTCTACCATCTGCCGATGAACTCTCAGCTTTTGGCAGCACACATTATTTCGAGAACGACAAAGCTTATGTTGCAGTTACAACAACAGTAGATGATTATCCTGCTATTTATGTTATAGATGCAAAAACTGCTACGGCTACTAAAGGTATTACAGTTGAAGCTAAATCAATAAATGCAGCTGGAAAATTAAAAAGTTATTGA
- a CDS encoding biopolymer transport protein ExbD (product_source=KO:K03559; cog=COG0848; ko=KO:K03559; pfam=PF02472; superfamily=56784; transmembrane_helix_parts=Inside_1_20,TMhelix_21_38,Outside_39_135): MALKRRRKISAEFSMASMTDMIFLLLIFFMITSTLVVPNAIKVVLPQSSQQTSAKPLTRVTIDENLNYYVAHGKEKEQQVSFEEIVPFLQESYNKDPEMYVALYGDETVPYSEVIKLIDIVNKNDFKMILVTRPK, from the coding sequence ATGGCATTAAAAAGAAGACGCAAGATTAGTGCTGAGTTTAGTATGGCATCAATGACGGATATGATATTCTTACTACTCATATTCTTTATGATAACATCAACTCTTGTTGTGCCAAATGCTATTAAGGTTGTATTGCCTCAAAGTTCGCAACAAACTTCAGCTAAACCATTAACAAGAGTAACGATAGATGAAAATCTTAATTACTATGTAGCTCATGGTAAAGAAAAAGAACAACAAGTAAGCTTTGAAGAGATTGTTCCTTTCTTACAAGAGAGTTACAATAAAGACCCTGAAATGTACGTGGCATTATATGGTGACGAAACAGTGCCTTACTCTGAAGTAATAAAACTAATTGATATTGTTAATAAGAATGATTTCAAAATGATTTTGGTAACTCGTCCGAAATGA